One part of the Arthrobacter tumbae genome encodes these proteins:
- a CDS encoding GntR family transcriptional regulator, whose protein sequence is MPPAQPPRPPSLTERTIEAVRDGIRNGTFVPGELYSVYQLADRLSVSRSPVREALLRLAETGMVAIEKNRGFRVVLPGARELAEIMAVRVALEVPAAAQAARRAGARDRAALEKEREAMQQAVRDGDEGAFLLHDQRLHSLLLNLASNSHTIRIIENLRDATRLIGMSTIRTSRSLDDVYAEHLPILTAVESGDADAAALAMHRHLESTGKLLLRGAATENDDVDRLWEDYVG, encoded by the coding sequence ATGCCTCCTGCACAGCCGCCGCGACCACCGTCGCTCACCGAGCGCACCATCGAAGCGGTGCGGGATGGCATCCGGAACGGCACGTTCGTGCCCGGCGAGCTGTACTCGGTGTATCAACTGGCTGACAGGTTGAGCGTGTCCCGCAGCCCTGTCCGTGAGGCGCTGCTCCGGTTGGCAGAGACCGGGATGGTGGCCATCGAGAAGAACCGCGGCTTCCGCGTCGTGCTGCCCGGCGCGCGGGAACTGGCAGAGATCATGGCGGTGCGGGTGGCCCTTGAGGTCCCTGCGGCTGCCCAGGCCGCCCGTCGCGCCGGAGCGAGAGACCGCGCCGCCCTCGAAAAGGAGCGCGAAGCCATGCAGCAGGCAGTCCGCGACGGCGACGAAGGGGCCTTCCTCCTCCACGACCAGCGCCTCCACTCGCTCCTGCTCAACCTCGCGAGCAACAGCCACACCATCCGCATCATCGAGAACCTGCGGGACGCGACGCGGCTCATCGGCATGTCCACCATCCGCACGTCCCGCTCCCTCGATGACGTCTACGCCGAGCACCTGCCAATCCTCACAGCGGTCGAAAGCGGCGACGCGGATGCCGCAGCGCTCGCAATGCACCGCCACCTCGAATCGACGGGGAAGCTTTTGCTGCGCGGTGCGGCCACCGAGAACGACGACGTCGACCGCCTCTGGGAGGACTACGTCGGCTAA
- a CDS encoding FAD-binding and (Fe-S)-binding domain-containing protein, producing MATTLTAPRSLVSELQSRGVADARADATSRAVYSSDASLYRIQPAAVVFPRHLDEVLTTLEVCRERGIPFTSRGAGTSLAGNAIGRGVVIDFSRHLNRVLEFDGESRTAVVEPGAVHATLQKVALASGLRFGPDPSTHTRCTVGGMIGNNACGSRALAYGRTADNVTHLDVMSGSGTRLRLGAGEAPASPETDALRSLVSANLGTIRTELGRFGRQVSGYSLEHLLPERGFDLRRMLVGSEGTLAVVLEAGIRLVTDAPHKTMVVLGFENIGEAGDAVTSVLPFKPTACEGLDSRIVEVVRTRKGPQAVPELPGGAAWLFVEISGDDAAEVAERAAAVSRVDAARYARIITSPAQAAALWRIREDGGGLAGRSPAGAPAHAGWEDAAVPPERLGDYLREFDELLLTHNLTGFPFGHFGDGCVHVRLDFPFQHDDGAAVFRAFLTDAARLVASYGGSLSGEHGDGRARSELLPFMYTPAALSLFGKVKGILDPDNILNPGVLVDPEPLDANVRVAEAGPLRTGLALGYEHDDGDFSQAVHRCTGVGQCRAAHRDNQTVMCPSYIATLEEKDSTRGRARALQEMINGSVVGGAAAGHQHGKPNWRAPEVHEALDLCLSCKGCASDCPTGVDMASYKAEVLHQSYKGRIRPASHYSLGWLPRWASLASVAPRVVNALTSLPGLGKLGLRLAGVDQRRRIPAFAPQTFHKWFESRAAASSGDQPQVLLWADSFTNNFSPEVGEAAVRVLEGAGYEVLIPEKPVCCGLTWISTGQLDSARKILRSSVETLKEYAEQGIPIVGLEPSCTGVLRSDSIELLGRAVAGPVAGATHTLAELLAKTPGYEAPSLEGTTVVAQPHCHHHAVMGWSPDAALLEGAGAELQKLGGCCGLAGNFGVERGHYEVSVAVAEQQLLPAVRAAAADAVVLADGYSCRTQLEDLSERKGIHLAQLLDSRLPAK from the coding sequence ATGGCGACGACGCTCACAGCTCCCCGGTCCCTGGTCTCCGAACTGCAGTCCCGCGGCGTTGCGGATGCGCGCGCAGACGCAACCTCGCGCGCCGTCTACTCGAGCGACGCTTCGCTCTACCGGATTCAGCCTGCCGCCGTCGTTTTTCCGCGCCACCTCGACGAGGTGCTCACTACCCTCGAGGTCTGCCGGGAGCGCGGAATACCGTTTACCTCGCGCGGTGCTGGAACTTCCCTGGCGGGGAACGCAATCGGCCGCGGCGTAGTCATCGACTTCAGCCGCCATCTGAACCGCGTCCTGGAGTTCGACGGCGAGAGCCGGACCGCCGTCGTCGAGCCCGGCGCTGTCCATGCCACGTTGCAGAAGGTGGCACTTGCCAGTGGGCTGCGGTTCGGGCCCGATCCGTCAACGCACACGCGCTGCACCGTGGGCGGGATGATCGGCAACAACGCGTGCGGATCGCGTGCCCTCGCCTACGGCCGGACGGCCGACAACGTGACGCACCTCGACGTGATGAGCGGCTCCGGAACGCGGCTGCGGCTGGGAGCGGGGGAGGCGCCGGCGTCGCCTGAAACGGACGCGCTGCGCTCGCTGGTGAGCGCCAATCTCGGGACAATCCGTACTGAGCTGGGCCGTTTCGGTCGGCAGGTGTCCGGTTATTCGCTGGAGCACCTGCTGCCGGAGCGCGGGTTCGACCTGCGGCGGATGCTGGTGGGCAGCGAGGGGACGCTCGCCGTAGTCCTCGAAGCCGGCATCCGGCTCGTCACCGACGCGCCGCACAAAACCATGGTGGTGCTCGGATTCGAGAACATCGGCGAAGCCGGTGACGCGGTGACCTCGGTGCTGCCGTTCAAACCCACAGCGTGTGAGGGGCTCGATTCACGCATCGTCGAGGTGGTGCGTACGCGGAAGGGTCCGCAGGCCGTGCCGGAACTGCCCGGCGGAGCGGCGTGGCTGTTCGTCGAGATCTCGGGCGATGACGCCGCCGAGGTTGCTGAACGTGCGGCCGCGGTGAGCCGGGTCGACGCTGCCCGGTACGCCCGGATCATCACCAGTCCTGCACAGGCCGCCGCACTGTGGCGGATCCGCGAGGACGGCGGCGGGCTGGCCGGACGCTCGCCCGCCGGAGCTCCCGCCCATGCCGGGTGGGAGGACGCAGCCGTTCCGCCCGAGCGCCTCGGCGACTACCTGCGGGAGTTCGATGAACTCCTGCTCACCCATAACCTCACCGGCTTCCCGTTCGGTCACTTCGGCGACGGCTGCGTCCACGTGCGCCTGGACTTTCCGTTCCAGCACGACGACGGCGCCGCAGTCTTCCGCGCATTTCTTACCGATGCGGCCCGCTTGGTGGCGTCCTACGGCGGGTCCCTCTCCGGCGAGCACGGCGACGGACGCGCCCGCAGCGAACTCCTTCCCTTCATGTACACGCCGGCTGCCCTGTCACTCTTCGGGAAGGTCAAGGGCATCCTCGACCCGGACAACATCCTCAACCCGGGCGTACTCGTTGATCCCGAGCCGCTCGACGCGAACGTCCGCGTCGCCGAAGCCGGTCCCCTCCGCACCGGCCTGGCCCTCGGTTACGAGCACGACGACGGCGACTTCAGCCAGGCGGTCCACCGCTGCACCGGAGTGGGACAGTGCCGCGCCGCGCACCGGGATAACCAAACGGTGATGTGCCCGTCCTACATCGCGACCCTCGAGGAGAAGGACTCCACCCGCGGCCGCGCCCGGGCGCTGCAGGAGATGATCAACGGCAGCGTTGTTGGCGGTGCCGCCGCCGGCCACCAGCACGGCAAGCCGAACTGGCGGGCGCCGGAAGTGCATGAGGCGCTCGATTTGTGCCTCTCATGCAAGGGCTGCGCCTCGGATTGTCCTACCGGCGTCGACATGGCGTCGTACAAGGCGGAAGTGCTGCACCAGAGTTACAAGGGTCGGATCCGACCGGCGTCGCACTATTCTTTGGGTTGGCTGCCGCGGTGGGCTTCGCTGGCCTCGGTTGCACCGCGCGTTGTGAATGCGCTGACAAGCCTGCCTGGCCTGGGAAAGCTGGGGCTGCGGCTTGCGGGGGTGGACCAGCGGCGGAGGATCCCTGCCTTCGCGCCGCAGACGTTCCACAAGTGGTTCGAGTCGCGGGCTGCAGCTTCATCGGGCGATCAGCCGCAGGTCCTTCTGTGGGCCGACTCCTTCACGAACAACTTTTCGCCGGAGGTCGGTGAGGCCGCAGTCCGGGTGCTCGAGGGCGCAGGGTATGAGGTGCTGATTCCCGAGAAGCCCGTGTGTTGCGGCCTGACGTGGATCTCGACCGGTCAGCTCGACAGCGCACGGAAGATCCTGCGCTCGTCGGTGGAGACGTTGAAGGAGTATGCCGAGCAGGGGATACCGATCGTGGGCCTTGAACCGTCGTGTACTGGGGTGCTGCGGTCGGACTCGATCGAGCTGCTGGGCCGCGCTGTTGCAGGACCGGTTGCGGGTGCGACGCACACACTCGCGGAACTGCTCGCCAAGACGCCGGGCTATGAAGCGCCGTCGCTCGAAGGAACAACCGTCGTTGCGCAACCGCACTGCCACCATCACGCCGTCATGGGCTGGAGTCCGGACGCGGCGCTGCTGGAAGGCGCCGGCGCCGAGCTGCAAAAACTTGGCGGCTGCTGTGGCCTTGCCGGGAACTTCGGCGTGGAACGCGGCCACTACGAGGTATCCGTTGCGGTAGCGGAGCAGCAGCTCCTCCCGGCGGTCCGCGCGGCGGCGGCCGACGCCGTCGTCCTCGCTGACGGTTACTCCTGCCGCACACAACTCGAGGACCTCAGCGAACGCAAGGGCATCCACCTGGCGCAGCTGCTGGATTCGAGGCTCCCCGCGAAGTAG
- a CDS encoding alkaline phosphatase D family protein produces MDSSLVLGPLLRYVDETTASVWVETRETARVRVNAAGRTWEAVTFSVHGHHYALVEVEGLEPGSTSPYTVEIDGQRVWPEEKSPFPAPTIRTLDPERPFRLAYGSCRTSEANDLAAHKTHGVDSLLAFALSLAARDEAVRPDLIAFLGDQVYADIPSNEMLQLIRDDRGIDTKLDAELRNYEEYSQIYRLAWSGTAIRWLLSTLPSAMIFDDHDIRDDWNSSLLWKKKVAKIPWWRDRIVSGLASYWVYQHLGNLSPDERAADEIWQAIRSHQGPGELELSPIVEAVVEEADQDPERYRWSFCRDFGDTRLIVLDSRAARVLQPGQRSMLDRKELRWLDELMQGDRRHLLVATSLPFLLPRGLHHIEDWNAVLADGRWGERLAAVGEWIRQAIDLEHWAAFPDSFRAVATMATEVATGQRGVAPETVTFLSGDVHFSYIEEVDEPMQSRVLQAVCSPIRNPLRPALRWVAALMSTRVAGPLGGVLARFVPHPPFHWSTLKKPWFDNNLASLEVTEEGLKLRWDTGVVSDGNHGVPTLKEVTSITIAPRAATAREKR; encoded by the coding sequence ATGGACAGCTCGCTGGTACTCGGCCCCCTGCTCCGGTATGTCGACGAAACGACGGCAAGCGTGTGGGTGGAAACGCGCGAAACTGCTCGGGTACGGGTCAACGCCGCCGGCCGTACATGGGAAGCGGTCACCTTTTCTGTGCACGGGCACCACTACGCGCTGGTTGAGGTGGAGGGGCTTGAGCCTGGATCCACCTCGCCGTACACGGTGGAGATCGACGGACAGCGGGTCTGGCCGGAGGAAAAGTCACCGTTCCCCGCGCCCACCATCCGGACCCTTGACCCGGAGCGCCCCTTCCGGCTGGCTTACGGATCCTGCAGGACAAGCGAAGCAAACGACCTCGCGGCGCACAAGACGCACGGCGTGGACTCGCTCCTGGCGTTTGCCCTCAGCCTCGCTGCCCGGGATGAGGCAGTGCGGCCGGACCTCATCGCGTTCCTAGGCGATCAGGTTTACGCGGACATACCGAGTAACGAGATGCTGCAGTTGATCCGGGACGACCGCGGAATCGACACCAAGCTGGATGCGGAGCTGCGCAATTACGAGGAGTACTCGCAGATCTACCGGCTGGCGTGGTCGGGCACGGCGATTCGATGGCTGCTGTCGACATTGCCGAGCGCCATGATCTTTGATGATCACGACATCCGGGACGACTGGAACTCGTCGCTGCTGTGGAAGAAAAAGGTTGCGAAGATTCCCTGGTGGCGGGATCGAATCGTCTCCGGCCTGGCGTCCTACTGGGTGTACCAGCACCTCGGCAACCTCTCGCCGGACGAGCGCGCCGCTGACGAAATCTGGCAGGCCATCCGGTCCCATCAAGGGCCCGGCGAACTTGAGCTCAGCCCTATTGTCGAGGCGGTTGTGGAGGAGGCGGATCAAGATCCTGAACGCTACCGCTGGAGCTTCTGCAGGGATTTCGGCGATACCCGGCTGATCGTCCTGGATTCACGGGCTGCCCGGGTCCTGCAGCCCGGTCAACGATCCATGCTGGACCGCAAGGAACTGCGGTGGCTGGACGAGCTGATGCAGGGCGACCGGCGGCATCTGCTCGTTGCCACGTCGCTTCCGTTCCTGCTACCGCGGGGACTTCATCACATCGAGGACTGGAACGCCGTGCTCGCCGACGGCCGCTGGGGTGAGCGCCTGGCCGCCGTCGGTGAGTGGATTCGCCAGGCGATCGATCTGGAGCACTGGGCGGCGTTTCCGGATAGTTTTCGCGCCGTCGCAACCATGGCAACGGAGGTAGCAACAGGCCAGCGCGGCGTGGCTCCGGAAACAGTGACGTTCCTGTCCGGTGACGTCCATTTTTCCTACATCGAGGAGGTGGACGAACCCATGCAGTCCCGCGTCCTGCAGGCGGTCTGCTCTCCGATCCGGAATCCGCTGCGGCCGGCGCTGCGCTGGGTTGCGGCGTTGATGTCCACGCGGGTGGCCGGTCCGCTCGGAGGCGTGCTGGCACGCTTTGTTCCGCACCCGCCGTTCCACTGGTCCACGCTGAAGAAACCGTGGTTTGACAACAACCTCGCAAGCCTGGAAGTGACAGAGGAGGGGTTGAAGCTGCGGTGGGACACCGGCGTCGTCAGTGATGGAAACCATGGCGTCCCGACGCTGAAGGAGGTCACCTCGATCACCATCGCGCCGCGTGCGGCAACCGCTCGGGAAAAACGCTAG